The following coding sequences are from one Elusimicrobium minutum Pei191 window:
- a CDS encoding glutamate-5-semialdehyde dehydrogenase yields MIEKIVTEICKNAKEISYSLANATTRQKNEALYYAAQELEDNVDEILEENDKDLDSLPKGTPKSYQDRLYLNDNNIAAMADTLRDIAARPDPIKKILDYWKVPSGLLIERVTTPLGVMGVIFESRPNVCIDAGALCLKSSNPVILRCGSDSFHTCNILVDLFKHALRDAGLNHNAIQLIPFKEHEAVDIMLKMEKYIDVLVPRGGKRLIEKVSQSRIPMLKHLNGICHTYVHKAADLNMAIEIVLNAKLRRVSICGATETLLIDRDWGDDKIRELLAALWKKGCALRVDQYINALIPQLPLATEEDWGTEYLDKILSVKTVNSVGEAVTHIRTYGSSHTDAIVTASAPAAEEFLNNVDSAVVMKNASTQFSDGGEFGMGAEIGISTGRLHARGPVGLEQLCTFKYVVRGTGQTRS; encoded by the coding sequence ATGATTGAAAAGATTGTAACCGAAATATGTAAAAACGCTAAAGAAATATCCTATTCTCTTGCCAACGCTACGACCAGGCAAAAAAATGAGGCGCTTTACTATGCGGCACAGGAGCTCGAGGATAATGTTGATGAAATTTTAGAAGAAAACGATAAAGATTTAGACTCTTTACCAAAAGGTACGCCTAAATCATACCAGGACAGGCTGTACTTAAACGATAATAATATCGCCGCCATGGCCGACACTTTAAGAGATATCGCCGCCAGGCCTGATCCTATTAAAAAGATTCTTGATTACTGGAAGGTGCCAAGCGGTCTTCTTATTGAAAGGGTTACAACGCCGTTAGGTGTTATGGGCGTTATTTTTGAAAGCAGACCCAATGTATGTATAGACGCAGGCGCGCTTTGCTTAAAGTCCTCAAACCCGGTTATACTGCGCTGCGGGAGCGACAGCTTTCACACCTGCAATATTTTAGTTGATCTTTTTAAACACGCTTTAAGAGACGCGGGGTTAAACCATAACGCCATACAGCTTATTCCTTTTAAAGAACATGAAGCCGTTGACATAATGCTTAAAATGGAAAAATATATCGACGTGCTGGTTCCACGCGGAGGCAAAAGACTTATTGAGAAAGTATCGCAAAGCCGCATACCGATGTTAAAGCACTTAAACGGAATTTGCCATACATACGTGCATAAAGCGGCTGATTTAAATATGGCGATAGAAATTGTTTTAAACGCTAAATTAAGGCGTGTCTCAATTTGCGGCGCCACGGAAACTTTGCTTATTGACAGAGATTGGGGCGACGATAAAATACGAGAACTGCTTGCCGCTCTTTGGAAAAAGGGCTGCGCCTTAAGAGTGGACCAATATATAAACGCTTTAATACCTCAGCTTCCTTTAGCTACCGAAGAGGACTGGGGCACGGAATATTTAGATAAAATTTTATCTGTTAAAACTGTAAACTCCGTGGGTGAAGCGGTTACGCATATAAGAACGTACGGCTCCTCCCATACGGACGCTATTGTTACCGCAAGCGCGCCCGCGGCTGAAGAGTTTTTAAATAATGTAGACAGCGCCGTTGTTATGAAAAATGCCTCAACGCAATTTTCCGACGGGGGAGAATTTGGCATGGGCGCCGAGATAGGCATTTCCACAGGGCGCCTGCACGCGCGCGGACCCGTGGGGTTAGAGCAGCTTTGCACATTTAAATATGTGGTGCGCGGAACAGGCCAGACAAGGAGTTAA
- the proC gene encoding pyrroline-5-carboxylate reductase has product MKIIFMGAGKMGHAILSSAIQKKALKKADVVVIKRNTGDLKKEGYKVFNSLSELPSGYLADLIVYTVKPNILEDIIEESKPYLKEDGFVISIAAGKTIKTMQNILGTKTAVVRAMPNLPIAVGYGVTGMYASNQVSKKQKDFCDKIFNSSGISFWLKKEADINKVIGAAGSSPAYIYAVISSLEKVCLGYGFSKELSSKISKYLLLGCAKLMQQTGDSPEVLNKKIATPGGTTEAALNFLAKNKILDKLILKAAKKAETKFPF; this is encoded by the coding sequence ATGAAAATAATTTTTATGGGAGCCGGTAAAATGGGCCACGCCATTCTTTCAAGTGCCATACAAAAAAAAGCTTTAAAAAAAGCGGACGTTGTTGTAATAAAAAGAAATACAGGAGATTTAAAAAAAGAAGGTTATAAAGTTTTTAACTCTTTATCAGAGTTGCCTTCAGGTTACCTTGCCGACTTAATTGTTTACACGGTAAAACCTAATATTTTAGAGGATATTATAGAAGAATCCAAACCCTATTTAAAAGAAGACGGCTTTGTTATTTCCATAGCGGCGGGCAAAACAATAAAAACTATGCAAAATATTTTGGGCACTAAAACAGCCGTGGTGCGCGCTATGCCGAATCTGCCCATAGCCGTAGGTTATGGAGTAACGGGCATGTACGCAAGTAACCAGGTTAGCAAGAAACAAAAAGATTTTTGTGATAAAATTTTTAACTCTTCAGGCATATCTTTTTGGCTTAAAAAAGAGGCTGACATAAATAAAGTTATCGGCGCGGCAGGCTCAAGCCCCGCTTATATTTACGCGGTAATATCCTCGCTTGAAAAAGTGTGTTTGGGGTACGGGTTTAGCAAAGAGTTGTCTTCCAAAATAAGTAAATATTTGCTTTTAGGCTGCGCGAAATTAATGCAGCAAACAGGCGACAGCCCCGAAGTATTAAACAAAAAAATTGCCACACCCGGCGGAACTACGGAAGCCGCTTTAAACTTTCTTGCAAAAAATAAAATTTTAGATAAACTTATATTAAAAGCCGCTAAAAAAGCGGAAACAAAATTCCCGTTTTAA
- a CDS encoding prepilin-type N-terminal cleavage/methylation domain-containing protein, with translation MKKGFTLIEFLAVV, from the coding sequence ATGAAAAAAGGTTTTACTTTAATTGAATTTCTAGCGGTTGTGTAA
- the msrA gene encoding peptide-methionine (S)-S-oxide reductase MsrA encodes MKKSYLIFAALMILLMVFLTQQANSIKNNMQGKGKTKKDKEFAMWLEHREDLKDIYLAGGCFWGVQAYLDKIPGVINTQVGYANGKTQKPTYEQVCSQKTGHAETVRVQYDPEKISLEHLLKIFFEIINPVSLNKQGGDKGTQYRTGIYYTLPEDKETAQKVIDEEQKKYSQPIVTELKTIENYYPAENYHQKYLEKNPNGYCHIDLSGADKYKKLLKSKEELKKILTPVAYNVTQENGTEAPFSGEYNDFFEKGIYVDVVSGEVLFSSEDKFKSSCGWPSFSKPVGDVEEKEDLTRGMIRTEVRSKKGDSHLGHVFDDGPKDKGGLRYCINSAALKFIPLKNLEQEGYGEYKKLFNKQ; translated from the coding sequence ATGAAAAAATCATACTTAATATTCGCGGCGTTAATGATACTGCTGATGGTTTTTCTTACCCAGCAGGCAAACAGTATTAAAAACAATATGCAGGGTAAAGGCAAAACAAAAAAAGATAAGGAGTTTGCTATGTGGCTTGAACACAGAGAGGATTTAAAAGATATTTATTTGGCGGGGGGCTGCTTTTGGGGCGTGCAGGCTTATTTAGATAAAATACCGGGCGTTATAAACACCCAAGTAGGCTATGCCAACGGTAAAACACAAAAACCTACCTATGAGCAGGTTTGCAGCCAAAAAACAGGCCATGCGGAAACGGTGCGCGTGCAATATGACCCTGAAAAAATTTCTTTAGAACATCTTTTAAAAATATTTTTTGAAATTATTAATCCCGTTTCTCTAAACAAACAAGGCGGCGATAAAGGAACGCAGTACAGAACGGGTATTTATTATACTTTGCCTGAAGATAAGGAAACCGCCCAAAAAGTTATTGACGAGGAACAAAAAAAATATTCACAGCCTATTGTTACTGAGTTAAAAACTATTGAAAACTATTATCCGGCGGAAAATTACCACCAAAAATATTTAGAAAAAAACCCCAACGGGTACTGCCATATAGATTTGAGCGGCGCCGATAAATATAAAAAGCTGTTAAAGTCTAAAGAAGAACTTAAAAAAATATTAACGCCTGTAGCCTACAACGTAACGCAGGAAAACGGAACGGAGGCCCCTTTCAGCGGCGAGTATAATGATTTTTTTGAAAAGGGTATTTATGTCGACGTTGTGAGTGGGGAGGTTTTGTTTTCCTCAGAGGATAAATTTAAAAGTTCCTGCGGGTGGCCGTCTTTTTCCAAGCCGGTGGGAGATGTAGAAGAGAAAGAGGACTTAACCCGAGGCATGATAAGAACCGAGGTAAGAAGTAAAAAAGGGGATTCACATTTAGGGCATGTTTTTGACGACGGCCCTAAAGATAAAGGCGGTTTAAGGTATTGTATTAACAGTGCCGCTTTAAAATTTATTCCGCTAAAAAATTTGGAACAAGAAGGATACGGAGAATATAAAAAATTATTTAATAAACAGTAA
- a CDS encoding type IV pilin protein, giving the protein MRFFSIFYIKKNNAFTLIELLVVVLIIGILAAIALPQYTKAVEKSRAAETLLVGRAIKDAQERYFLSTGSYTTKFEDLDIDIPGTSSSEGVVFTLKNYKYSLSNTTHIYSVPNKNSFNHWFDYCYNNITPYSSCPQPGATYCVYNYGTDGERLCKTFGTSAPIAGGNSTSRIKVN; this is encoded by the coding sequence ATGAGGTTTTTTTCAATTTTTTATATTAAAAAAAATAACGCTTTTACTCTTATAGAACTGCTTGTTGTTGTGCTCATTATAGGCATTTTGGCGGCCATTGCTTTACCACAATATACAAAAGCCGTGGAAAAGAGCCGCGCGGCGGAAACGCTTCTTGTGGGAAGGGCTATTAAAGACGCTCAGGAAAGGTATTTTTTATCAACAGGTTCATATACCACTAAGTTTGAAGACTTAGATATTGACATACCGGGCACATCTTCTTCAGAAGGTGTTGTATTTACTTTAAAAAATTATAAATACAGTTTAAGTAATACCACCCACATTTACAGCGTGCCTAATAAAAACTCTTTTAACCACTGGTTTGATTACTGCTACAATAATATAACACCTTATAGTTCTTGCCCGCAGCCGGGCGCGACATATTGTGTTTACAACTACGGAACCGACGGGGAAAGACTTTGTAAAACTTTTGGCACATCCGCCCCGATAGCAGGCGGAAATTCAACTTCAAGAATAAAAGTTAATTAA
- a CDS encoding rod shape-determining protein, giving the protein MVIDYLGGLFSSDMGMDLGTANCLIYIKEKGIVLREPSVVAVDRETGEVRAVGSKAKQMLGRTPANIVAARPLRNGVIADFEVTQEMIRYFIRKVHNRRSLLRPRLIIGIPSGITGVERRAVEDAARQAGAREVYLIEEPMASAMGADLPISEPHASMIVDIGGGTTEVAVISLGGMVVAKSIDVAGDELTDCIIQYFRKKYNLIVGETTAEDVKINIGSVYPLKEEKTMEVKGRDQTQGLPRTLTVSSEEIRQALMEPVRLIIDVVKSTLEETPPELAADLVDRGLVVAGGGSLLRGITDLIRKETDIPVHRAADPLSCVVLGTGKFLEELSVKGSTLIRRK; this is encoded by the coding sequence ATGGTTATAGATTACTTGGGCGGGCTTTTTTCTTCGGATATGGGTATGGACCTTGGCACGGCCAACTGTCTTATCTATATTAAAGAAAAAGGGATAGTTCTTAGAGAACCGTCGGTTGTCGCGGTTGACCGCGAAACCGGTGAAGTGCGCGCAGTAGGCTCAAAAGCCAAACAGATGTTAGGCAGAACGCCTGCCAACATTGTGGCCGCGCGTCCTTTGAGAAACGGCGTTATAGCGGATTTTGAAGTTACGCAAGAAATGATACGGTACTTTATTCGTAAAGTACATAACAGAAGAAGCCTTCTCCGCCCAAGATTAATCATAGGTATACCTTCAGGCATTACAGGCGTTGAAAGACGCGCTGTTGAGGACGCGGCCCGTCAGGCCGGCGCCAGGGAAGTATATCTTATTGAAGAGCCTATGGCTTCAGCCATGGGTGCTGATCTTCCTATTTCCGAACCGCATGCCAGCATGATTGTTGATATCGGCGGCGGTACAACCGAAGTCGCTGTAATTTCACTCGGCGGCATGGTTGTGGCTAAATCAATTGACGTCGCGGGCGACGAGCTTACAGATTGTATTATCCAGTATTTTAGGAAAAAATATAATCTTATCGTAGGCGAAACAACCGCTGAAGACGTTAAAATTAACATAGGCTCGGTTTATCCTTTGAAAGAAGAAAAAACAATGGAAGTTAAAGGGCGTGACCAAACACAAGGTTTACCCCGAACGCTTACAGTATCTTCCGAGGAAATCAGGCAAGCTCTTATGGAGCCTGTCAGGTTAATAATTGACGTTGTTAAAAGCACTCTTGAAGAAACCCCGCCCGAACTCGCGGCCGACCTGGTTGACAGAGGTTTGGTTGTGGCAGGCGGCGGCTCACTTTTAAGAGGTATTACGGATTTAATAAGAAAAGAAACCGACATTCCCGTTCACCGCGCGGCCGATCCTTTAAGCTGCGTTGTGTTAGGTACCGGTAAATTTTTGGAAGAATTATCCGTTAAAGGTTCAACCTTAATTCGCAGAAAATAG
- the rplQ gene encoding 50S ribosomal protein L17, whose amino-acid sequence MIKNTGHRKLGKTGSHRRAMLNNMATSIILHEQVETTVAKAKEVRRVVDNLVTLAKNGQNLQVKDTLKDKVAYKKLFEVLASRYEKRPGGFTRIYRAGKRPGDNAEVAIIKLVD is encoded by the coding sequence ATGATTAAGAATACAGGACATAGAAAACTTGGCAAAACAGGTTCACACAGACGTGCAATGTTAAACAATATGGCCACAAGCATTATTTTGCACGAACAGGTTGAAACCACTGTAGCCAAAGCCAAAGAAGTCAGAAGAGTTGTCGATAATTTAGTTACTTTAGCTAAAAACGGCCAGAACTTACAAGTAAAAGACACCTTGAAAGATAAGGTTGCTTATAAAAAACTTTTTGAAGTATTGGCTTCCAGATATGAAAAAAGACCCGGCGGCTTTACACGCATTTATCGCGCAGGCAAAAGACCCGGCGATAACGCGGAAGTTGCCATAATAAAATTGGTGGATTAA
- a CDS encoding DNA-directed RNA polymerase subunit alpha — translation MAFNQLVLPTKIQLDEKTVTPFYGRIIAEPYESGYGHTVGNSLRRILLSGLDGSAVTAVRVRGAVHEYSTIPNVKEDVINILLNLKKLRVKLEGKNREYVYLTASKPGKVTAKDIAEVSGVEIINKDLEIANLEQGGKLELEIEISQGKGYVPAEDLSKIQRPAGFIPVDAIFSPILKVHYDVEPARVGQKTDYDRLVIQITTDGTLEPAKALHKAAVLLSQSLHIFTIEGEEVNAAAPETEPLSTTGSVSGVSAVNSKVEELLNQSVEFIELSSRSINCLKSEGVNTVKDLVSKTEDDLKMIKNFGTRSLDEVKERLAEMNLSLGMKF, via the coding sequence ATGGCTTTTAATCAGTTAGTTTTACCGACAAAAATTCAGTTGGATGAAAAAACAGTAACCCCGTTTTACGGTCGCATAATAGCGGAACCGTATGAAAGCGGCTATGGTCATACTGTTGGAAATTCACTTAGAAGAATTTTACTTTCGGGACTTGACGGTTCGGCTGTAACGGCTGTCAGAGTTAGGGGTGCTGTACACGAATACAGCACAATCCCCAACGTTAAGGAAGATGTTATCAATATTTTGCTCAACCTTAAAAAATTAAGAGTTAAACTTGAAGGGAAAAACAGAGAATATGTTTATTTAACTGCTTCTAAACCCGGCAAAGTAACGGCAAAAGATATTGCGGAAGTATCCGGCGTTGAAATCATTAATAAGGATTTGGAAATCGCTAATTTAGAACAGGGCGGCAAACTTGAGCTTGAAATTGAAATTTCACAAGGCAAAGGTTATGTTCCTGCGGAAGATTTAAGCAAAATCCAAAGACCTGCGGGCTTTATTCCCGTGGACGCAATTTTCTCACCCATTCTTAAGGTTCACTATGATGTTGAACCCGCGCGCGTAGGGCAGAAAACGGATTATGACAGGCTTGTTATACAAATAACCACAGACGGTACTCTTGAACCTGCGAAGGCTTTACATAAAGCGGCGGTCCTTCTTTCACAATCACTTCATATTTTCACGATTGAAGGTGAAGAAGTTAACGCTGCGGCGCCTGAAACTGAGCCTTTGTCAACCACAGGCAGCGTAAGCGGCGTAAGCGCGGTTAACAGCAAAGTTGAAGAACTTTTAAACCAGTCTGTTGAGTTTATTGAACTTTCATCACGTTCAATTAACTGCCTTAAATCAGAAGGCGTAAACACGGTTAAAGATTTGGTAAGCAAGACTGAAGATGATCTCAAAATGATAAAGAACTTTGGTACTCGTTCACTTGATGAGGTTAAAGAAAGACTTGCGGAAATGAATCTTTCCCTCGGTATGAAATTTTAA
- the rpsD gene encoding 30S ribosomal protein S4 — protein MARYIGPKTKIARKFGEPIFGPDKSLIKSERAAGNNKHAPRKKKMSVFGTQLAEKQKAKYTYGLLEKQFSNLFTKAHSLPGVTGEVLMQLLECRLDNIVYRMGLARTRAAARQLVTHRHITVDGEIVKTPSYSVKPGQVISVTEGSKSLSMFEVNLKGYDHAKYSWIEWKEPVSAKYVRIPERAEIPENINEQLIVEHYSK, from the coding sequence ATGGCAAGATATATTGGACCCAAAACAAAAATTGCGCGTAAGTTCGGCGAGCCTATTTTCGGCCCCGATAAAAGCCTTATTAAATCAGAAAGAGCCGCCGGAAACAACAAACATGCTCCCAGAAAGAAAAAAATGTCTGTGTTCGGAACTCAGCTTGCTGAAAAGCAGAAAGCCAAATATACATACGGCTTATTAGAAAAACAGTTCAGCAATTTATTTACAAAAGCTCACAGCTTACCCGGCGTAACCGGCGAAGTTTTGATGCAGCTTCTTGAATGCAGATTAGATAACATCGTATACCGCATGGGGTTAGCCCGCACAAGAGCCGCCGCAAGACAGTTGGTTACACACAGGCACATAACTGTAGACGGTGAAATTGTAAAAACGCCGTCGTATTCAGTTAAACCCGGTCAGGTTATAAGCGTAACCGAAGGCTCTAAATCATTAAGCATGTTTGAAGTAAATCTTAAAGGTTATGACCACGCTAAGTATTCTTGGATTGAGTGGAAAGAGCCGGTTAGCGCCAAATATGTTCGTATTCCGGAAAGAGCAGAAATTCCTGAAAATATTAATGAACAGTTGATAGTTGAACACTATTCCAAATAG
- the rpsK gene encoding 30S ribosomal protein S11 — MSEEKINKTAPVEEKTVAVKAKKKGTKMPAFGTAHIYCSFNNTIVTISDDKGNTLIWSSAGSHGFKGSKKSTPFAAQITCSKVGEKAVSLGMREVTVRVCGPGQGRETAVRALQQAGLNVAAIRDVTPIPHNGCRPPKARRV; from the coding sequence ATGTCAGAAGAAAAAATAAATAAGACTGCGCCCGTTGAGGAAAAGACGGTTGCGGTTAAAGCGAAAAAGAAAGGAACAAAAATGCCTGCTTTCGGCACGGCGCATATTTACTGCTCCTTTAACAACACAATTGTTACAATATCAGACGATAAGGGTAATACTCTTATTTGGTCGTCAGCCGGCTCACACGGTTTCAAAGGCAGCAAAAAAAGCACTCCTTTTGCGGCCCAGATTACCTGCAGCAAAGTTGGCGAAAAGGCGGTTTCACTTGGAATGAGGGAAGTAACTGTAAGAGTTTGCGGTCCCGGCCAGGGCAGAGAAACCGCGGTAAGAGCTTTGCAGCAGGCAGGGCTTAACGTCGCAGCTATAAGAGACGTAACACCCATCCCCCACAACGGATGCAGACCACCTAAAGCAAGGAGAGTATAG
- the rpsM gene encoding 30S ribosomal protein S13, which translates to MARVAGIDLPKNKRIDVALEYIYGIGKRNAKDVIAKANGQIDPTTRVKDLTEAQANLLNTILQKEYKVEGELRREISGNIQRYVDTGSYRGNRHRKRLPVRGQRTKTNSRTRKGKRRTVGSKTK; encoded by the coding sequence ATGGCTAGAGTTGCAGGTATAGATTTACCTAAAAATAAGAGAATTGACGTTGCTCTCGAATATATTTATGGCATTGGCAAAAGAAACGCAAAAGACGTTATTGCTAAAGCGAATGGTCAGATTGACCCTACCACCAGAGTTAAAGATTTAACTGAAGCGCAGGCAAACCTTCTTAATACAATCTTACAAAAAGAGTATAAAGTTGAAGGTGAACTCAGACGTGAGATTTCCGGCAACATACAGAGGTATGTTGATACGGGCTCGTACAGAGGCAACAGACATCGCAAGAGATTGCCTGTCCGCGGTCAGAGAACAAAAACCAACAGCAGAACACGCAAAGGCAAGAGAAGAACAGTTGGTTCAAAGACAAAATAA
- the rpmJ gene encoding 50S ribosomal protein L36, translating to MKVRASVKKICQKCKVIKRNGVLRVVCDVKKHKQRQG from the coding sequence ATGAAAGTCAGAGCTAGTGTAAAAAAGATATGTCAAAAATGCAAAGTTATTAAACGTAACGGCGTATTGCGTGTTGTGTGCGATGTTAAAAAGCACAAACAACGCCAAGGTTAA
- the infA gene encoding translation initiation factor IF-1, producing MSDKIEVEGKVLESLPNAMFKVEIDGGRIVLGHISGKMRVHHIRILPGDKVKLELSPYDLTKGRITYREK from the coding sequence ATGAGTGATAAGATAGAAGTAGAAGGTAAGGTATTAGAATCTTTACCAAACGCCATGTTTAAAGTAGAAATTGACGGCGGAAGAATTGTACTGGGGCACATATCTGGAAAGATGCGCGTGCACCACATAAGAATTTTGCCGGGAGATAAAGTTAAACTGGAATTATCCCCATATGATTTAACTAAGGGCAGAATAACCTACCGGGAGAAATAA
- the map gene encoding type I methionyl aminopeptidase, with the protein MIEIKTKEEIKKMRAAGKIVAEALALMQTLVKPGISTLELDKAAEKLIRDRGAIPAFLGYNGFSGTICASVNEEVVHGIPQKGKILRDGDIISVDMGARLDGFYADAAVTIGVGKVSGVAQRLMDLTKKSLELAIGQVRPGARLGDVSNAVETLATLNNLGIVREYCGHGVGRNLHEDPAIPNFGLKGTGPVLKEGYVLAIEPMLNAGKDEVKTLQDGWTVVTQDGSLSAHFEHTVAVTGNGCEILTAQ; encoded by the coding sequence ATGATAGAAATAAAAACTAAAGAGGAAATAAAAAAAATGAGAGCGGCCGGCAAAATAGTTGCCGAAGCTTTGGCGCTTATGCAAACATTAGTTAAGCCCGGTATTTCCACTTTAGAACTTGATAAAGCGGCCGAAAAATTAATCAGAGACCGCGGTGCCATACCCGCGTTTTTAGGGTATAACGGATTTTCTGGGACGATATGCGCGTCGGTAAATGAAGAAGTCGTGCACGGAATCCCACAAAAAGGTAAAATATTAAGAGATGGTGATATTATAAGTGTTGACATGGGTGCCCGTCTTGACGGCTTCTATGCGGACGCCGCTGTTACCATCGGTGTCGGAAAAGTTTCCGGCGTTGCCCAAAGACTTATGGATTTAACCAAAAAGTCTTTAGAATTAGCTATTGGGCAGGTCAGACCGGGGGCGCGTTTAGGTGACGTGTCAAACGCGGTTGAAACTCTTGCGACGCTAAATAACTTAGGTATAGTAAGGGAATATTGCGGGCATGGCGTGGGACGTAATTTACACGAGGATCCTGCTATCCCTAACTTTGGTTTGAAAGGCACGGGGCCTGTATTAAAAGAAGGTTATGTGCTTGCGATTGAGCCTATGTTAAATGCGGGAAAAGATGAAGTCAAGACGCTCCAAGACGGATGGACGGTGGTTACCCAAGACGGCAGTTTGTCTGCCCATTTTGAGCATACCGTAGCCGTTACAGGAAACGGCTGTGAAATACTTACAGCGCAATAA
- a CDS encoding DUF3592 domain-containing protein, translated as MTPVTGLILMWLILTAGVLYSAKGYKLSALKPGAKETPGKVVSKQGCKNCNHKYEIKFLFEGKEYFFHTWDAGRLLFKINELEEGQEISVTFDPRNPKNAMRGGLKNNRLLWGGIIIFLGLVTPLITAAVWITTK; from the coding sequence ATGACTCCGGTAACAGGTTTAATATTAATGTGGTTAATTTTAACCGCAGGAGTTTTATACTCCGCAAAAGGATATAAATTAAGCGCTTTAAAACCGGGCGCTAAAGAGACCCCGGGTAAAGTAGTAAGCAAGCAGGGCTGCAAGAATTGCAACCATAAATATGAAATAAAATTTTTGTTTGAAGGTAAGGAATATTTTTTTCACACGTGGGACGCCGGGCGTCTTCTGTTTAAAATTAACGAGCTTGAAGAAGGGCAGGAAATAAGTGTAACGTTTGACCCGCGCAATCCGAAAAACGCCATGAGAGGCGGTTTGAAAAACAATAGATTGTTGTGGGGCGGAATAATAATTTTTTTAGGTTTGGTAACGCCGCTTATAACAGCGGCGGTATGGATTACAACAAAGTAA
- a CDS encoding adenylate kinase, translating into MIIVLLGAPGAGKGTQSVLVAEKYGLKHISTGDLLREEIANNTELGKQAKKLIDGGNLVPDEMILGLLKNAFLNRGKGVVLDGFPRTLSQAEMMHPIVKGLAEKLSAVINIKLSEDEITQRIVLRRQCKNCGNIFNLRFIKNFDGKCPKCGSTDIYQRADDNEESAKNRINVYHSQTEPVVGFYKNKTYYKEVDGSKNKEEVFEEISKFINRKK; encoded by the coding sequence ATGATTATAGTTTTATTAGGCGCTCCCGGCGCAGGTAAAGGAACGCAGTCCGTCCTGGTGGCTGAGAAATATGGGCTTAAACATATTTCTACCGGCGACCTTCTTAGGGAAGAAATTGCAAATAATACCGAACTTGGCAAGCAGGCAAAAAAACTTATTGACGGCGGCAATTTAGTTCCTGACGAAATGATTTTAGGTCTTTTAAAAAACGCTTTTTTAAACAGAGGCAAAGGTGTGGTTTTGGACGGTTTCCCCCGCACTCTTTCGCAGGCGGAAATGATGCACCCGATAGTTAAAGGACTGGCCGAAAAACTTAGTGCTGTAATTAACATAAAACTTTCTGAAGACGAAATTACGCAAAGAATAGTTTTAAGAAGACAGTGCAAAAACTGCGGCAATATTTTTAATTTAAGATTTATTAAAAATTTTGACGGCAAATGTCCTAAATGCGGCAGCACGGATATTTACCAGCGCGCCGATGATAATGAGGAATCCGCCAAAAACAGGATAAATGTTTACCACTCGCAGACTGAACCTGTTGTAGGTTTTTATAAAAACAAAACTTATTATAAAGAAGTTGACGGCAGCAAAAACAAAGAAGAAGTTTTTGAAGAAATTTCAAAATTTATTAACAGAAAAAAATAG